The Cellulomonas wangleii genome includes a region encoding these proteins:
- a CDS encoding amidohydrolase, whose amino-acid sequence MPATPVDQLAAPPSAQDVPALRTLCPEPTDPGARDLAAVLDGMRAELVAIRRDLHAHPELGRTEERTTRVVAERLAAAGLTPHLLPGSGLWCDIGPTVSGSGARRVALRADLDGLPVPDTCGLPWAAEHRGVAHACGHDVHTAAVLGAGLALARLAADGGLDVGVRLVFQPAEEVQPGGSIDVINEGGLDGVGEIFSVHCDPKLDVGMVGTRIGPITSASDEVTVTVTGEGGHTSRPHLTGDVVFALGQVITQVPAVLGRRLDPRSGVNLTWGAVRAGTVPNAIPGTGTVMGTLRCLDVRAWERASAVFEQAVADVVRPLGVEVEVKHQRGVPPVENRAESTAVLEAAAHDMLGPEAVRLTEQSLGGEDFAWYLTKVPGALARLGTRTPGGRTYDIHQGDLRVDERAVEAGALLLARAAQLAGRRGRV is encoded by the coding sequence ATGCCCGCCACGCCCGTCGACCAGCTCGCCGCACCCCCCAGCGCCCAGGACGTGCCCGCGCTGCGCACGCTCTGCCCGGAGCCGACCGACCCGGGCGCCCGTGACCTGGCCGCCGTGCTGGACGGGATGCGGGCCGAGCTCGTCGCGATCCGGCGCGACCTGCACGCGCACCCCGAGCTCGGGCGCACCGAGGAGCGGACCACGCGCGTCGTCGCCGAGCGGCTGGCGGCCGCGGGTCTGACCCCGCACCTGCTGCCCGGGTCCGGCCTGTGGTGCGACATCGGCCCCACGGTCTCCGGGTCGGGCGCGCGCCGGGTCGCGCTGCGCGCCGACCTCGACGGGCTGCCCGTGCCGGACACGTGCGGCCTGCCGTGGGCGGCGGAGCACCGCGGCGTCGCGCACGCCTGCGGGCACGACGTGCACACGGCCGCGGTCCTCGGTGCCGGCCTGGCGCTGGCGCGCCTCGCGGCCGACGGCGGGCTCGACGTCGGCGTGCGGCTCGTCTTCCAGCCCGCCGAGGAGGTGCAGCCCGGTGGCTCCATCGACGTCATCAACGAGGGCGGGCTGGACGGTGTCGGCGAGATCTTCTCGGTGCACTGCGACCCGAAGCTGGACGTCGGCATGGTCGGCACGCGCATCGGCCCGATCACGTCGGCGTCCGACGAGGTCACCGTCACGGTGACGGGTGAGGGCGGCCACACGTCGCGCCCGCACCTCACGGGTGACGTCGTGTTCGCGCTGGGCCAGGTCATCACGCAGGTGCCCGCGGTGCTGGGCCGGCGGCTGGACCCGCGCTCCGGCGTGAACCTCACGTGGGGCGCCGTGCGCGCGGGGACCGTCCCCAACGCGATCCCGGGGACGGGCACCGTGATGGGCACGCTGCGGTGCCTCGACGTGCGCGCCTGGGAGCGGGCGTCGGCCGTGTTCGAGCAGGCCGTGGCCGACGTCGTGCGCCCGCTGGGGGTCGAGGTCGAGGTGAAGCACCAGCGCGGCGTGCCGCCCGTGGAGAACCGGGCCGAGAGCACCGCCGTGCTGGAGGCGGCCGCCCACGACATGCTGGGACCGGAAGCCGTGCGGCTGACCGAGCAGTCGCTCGGCGGCGAGGACTTCGCGTGGTACCTCACGAAGGTGCCCGGCGCCCTGGCACGGCTCGGCACCCGCACCCCCGGGGGTCGGACGTACGACATCCACCAGGGCGACCTGCGGGTGGACGAGCGTGCCGTGGAGGCGGGTGCGCTGCTCCTCGCGCGGGCCGCCCAGCTGGCGGGCCGACGCGGCCGCGTCTGA